One window of the Eucalyptus grandis isolate ANBG69807.140 chromosome 6, ASM1654582v1, whole genome shotgun sequence genome contains the following:
- the LOC120294339 gene encoding uncharacterized protein LOC120294339, protein MAVEDEMLALKKNGTWKLVDAPEGKKIVGCKWVFTVKCKLDGSVERYKTRLVAKGFTQTYGVDYQETFAPVAKINSVRILLSLAAAFDWPLHQLDVKNAFLNGDLEEEVFMSLPPGFAETEGKVCRLKKSLYGLKQSPRAWFERFGKMQIGLEAIWIGDLLQAIAHLLVKPGKNLTAEQLFSHDATTENCLRDNRILSICVHAGVLDQASKLSADKEKVTNLPASKKLGQNGKNSSTAGVLWQICGVMLPPQQNQVLAQQKIAALLQVPLCRSSNCAYEAAELNGDDESRDVNVKRTSKTEGGRKRRVVFDFSDEEDENEDAVNLVSADFPKAQYILASKESAKELVSEKKCKEDKMEVDEV, encoded by the exons ATGGCTGTTGAGGATGAAATGCTTGCACTTAAGAAGAATGGCACATGGAAGTTGGTTGATGCaccagaaggaaaaaaaattgttggctgtaaatgggtatTTACTGTAAAATGTAAACTCGATGGGAGTGTTGAGCGATATAAAACAAGGCTGGTGGCAAAGGGGTTCACTCAGACTTATGGAGTGGACTATCAGGAGACTTTTGCCCCAGTTGCCAAGATAAATTCTGTTCGAATTTTACTATCTTTGGCTGCTGCATTTGATTGGCCCTTACATCAGTTAGACGTgaagaatgcattcttgaatggtgacttggaggaagaagtATTTATGAGTTTACCACCAGGTTTTGCAGAAACTGAAGGCAAAGTTTGCAGATTAAAAAAGTCGctgtatggacttaaacaatctCCAAGAGCGTGGTTTGAACGATTCGGGAAG ATGCAGATTgggctggaagcaatatggatagGAGATCTACTTCAGGCTATTGCACATTTGTTGGTG AAGCCAGGGAAGAATTTGACG GCAGAGCAGCTTTTCAGCCACGATGCAACCACCGAGAATTGTCTGAGAGATAACAGGATTCTGAGTATCTGTGTGCATGCAG GAGTTCTTGATCAAGCCAGCAAACTGTCTGCAGACAAAGAAAAAGTCACTAACTTGCCTGCAAGTAAAAAGTTGGGTCAGAACGGCAAGAACTCTTCCACAGCAGGGGTTCTCTGGCAAATCTGTGGGGTCATGCTTCCACCACAACAAAATCAAGTGCTGGCCCAGCAGAAAATAGCAGCTTTGCTCCAAGTTCCACTG TGCAGAAGCTCAAACTGTGCATATGAGGCAGCAGAACTGAATGGCGATGATGAGAGTCGGGATGTGAATGTTAAGAGAACCTCCAAAACTGAAGGCGGTAGAAAAAGAAGAGTTGTATTTGATTTCtcggatgaagaagatgagaatgaAGATGCAGTCAATTTGGTATCAGCTGATTTTCCAAAAGCCCAGTATATCCTCGCTTCAAAAGAGAGTGCCAAGGAGTTAGTTTCTGAGAAGAAGTGCAAGGAAGATAAAATGGAGGTTGATGAAGTATAA